The proteins below are encoded in one region of Pseudomonas helmanticensis:
- a CDS encoding dTMP kinase encodes MRLHSSQNETNRSRFTFFSDRKQDSTYAYQGGGRGLSLERIAALETFVQGDLRPDLTLIFDLPVEIGLARASARGRLDRFELEGRAFFEAVRNAFLKRAEADPARYVRIDAGQPLVKVQQSLDTLLPNLLELARG; translated from the coding sequence ATGCGTTTACATTCCAGTCAAAACGAAACTAATAGGTCTAGGTTTACATTTTTCTCAGACCGGAAACAAGATTCGACTTACGCCTATCAGGGCGGTGGCCGCGGTTTGTCGCTGGAGCGTATCGCGGCGCTGGAGACCTTTGTCCAGGGCGATCTGCGACCTGACCTGACGCTGATTTTCGATCTGCCGGTGGAAATCGGCCTGGCGCGTGCCAGTGCCCGTGGCCGTCTGGATCGCTTCGAGCTGGAAGGCCGGGCGTTTTTCGAAGCCGTGCGCAATGCGTTCCTCAAGCGCGCCGAAGCCGATCCCGCGCGCTATGTGCGCATCGACGCCGGTCAGCCGTTGGTCAAGGTTCAACAATCGCTGGATACCTTGTTGCCGAACTTGCTGGAGCTGGCCCGTGGCTGA
- a CDS encoding DNA polymerase III subunit delta': protein MAEAYPWQDSLWQQLAGRKQHAHAYLLHGPAGIGKRALAERLMASLLCQRPTPQACGECKSCLLLRAGSHPDNYILEPEEADKAIKVDQVRDLVSFVVQTAQLGGRKVVLIEPVEAMNINAANALLKSLEEPSGNTVLLLVSHQTSRLLPTIKSRCVQQACPLPGEAMSLQWLAQALPECSADERVELLTLAAGSPLMAVSLQSQGVREQRAQVVEGVKKLLKQQQSPTQLAEEWKSIPMLRLFDWFCDWSSLILRYQLTQDEAGLGLTDMRKVVQYLAQKSAQGKVLDIQDWILAQRQKVMSKANLNPALLLEALLVQWASLPGQR from the coding sequence GTGGCTGAGGCCTATCCGTGGCAAGACAGTCTCTGGCAGCAACTGGCCGGGCGTAAACAGCACGCTCACGCCTATTTGCTGCATGGCCCTGCCGGGATCGGCAAGCGTGCGCTGGCCGAGCGTCTGATGGCCAGCCTGTTGTGCCAGCGGCCGACACCGCAAGCCTGCGGCGAGTGCAAATCCTGCCTGCTGCTCAGGGCCGGCAGTCATCCGGATAACTACATCCTCGAACCTGAAGAAGCCGACAAGGCGATCAAGGTCGATCAGGTGCGTGATCTGGTCAGTTTCGTCGTGCAGACGGCGCAGCTAGGCGGGCGCAAAGTGGTGCTGATCGAGCCGGTCGAGGCGATGAACATCAACGCCGCCAACGCCTTGCTCAAAAGCCTTGAAGAGCCTTCTGGCAATACCGTTTTGTTGCTGGTCAGTCACCAGACCAGTCGTTTGTTGCCGACGATCAAGAGCCGCTGTGTGCAACAGGCCTGTCCGTTACCGGGTGAGGCGATGAGCCTGCAATGGCTGGCTCAGGCCCTGCCGGAGTGTTCCGCAGATGAGCGTGTCGAGTTACTGACGCTGGCCGCCGGTTCGCCATTGATGGCGGTCAGTCTGCAATCCCAAGGCGTGCGCGAACAGCGCGCGCAAGTGGTCGAAGGCGTGAAAAAGCTGCTCAAGCAGCAGCAATCGCCGACGCAATTGGCCGAAGAATGGAAAAGCATTCCAATGCTGCGCCTGTTCGATTGGTTCTGTGACTGGTCGAGCCTGATCCTGCGTTATCAATTGACTCAGGACGAGGCAGGCCTGGGTCTGACCGACATGCGCAAGGTCGTGCAGTATCTGGCGCAGAAAAGCGCGCAGGGCAAAGTCCTCGACATTCAGGACTGGATTCTCGCCCAGCGGCAGAAGGTCATGAGCAAGGCCAACCTCAATCCGGCGTTGCTGCTGGAAGCGTTGTTGGTGCAATGGGCGAGTTTGCCTGGCCAAAGATGA
- a CDS encoding DUF1285 domain-containing protein, producing the protein MSGPQKANDLLGQIPKTKGLPPVHLWNPDFCGDIDMRIARDGTWYYLGTPIGRKPMVKLFSTIMRRDGDDYFLITPVEKVGIKVDDAPFVAVAVEVEGEGETQLLRFTTNVEETAEAGPEHPIRVEIDPATQEPAPYVHVRSNLEALIHRNVFYQLVELAVSREIDGQRWLGVWSGGEFFRIGLEP; encoded by the coding sequence ATGAGTGGCCCGCAAAAAGCCAATGACCTGTTGGGACAGATCCCGAAAACCAAAGGCTTGCCGCCAGTGCACTTGTGGAACCCGGACTTCTGCGGCGACATCGACATGCGCATCGCCCGCGACGGCACCTGGTATTACCTGGGCACGCCGATCGGACGCAAGCCGATGGTCAAGTTGTTCTCGACGATCATGCGCCGCGATGGCGATGACTATTTCCTGATCACACCGGTCGAGAAGGTTGGAATCAAGGTTGACGATGCGCCGTTTGTGGCGGTTGCCGTCGAGGTCGAAGGCGAGGGGGAGACGCAGTTGTTGCGCTTTACCACCAACGTTGAAGAAACCGCCGAAGCCGGGCCTGAGCATCCGATCCGCGTCGAGATCGATCCGGCGACACAAGAGCCTGCGCCCTACGTGCATGTGCGCAGCAACCTTGAAGCGCTGATTCACCGCAATGTCTTCTACCAACTGGTGGAGCTGGCGGTCAGTCGTGAAATTGATGGCCAGCGCTGGTTGGGCGTGTGGAGCGGCGGCGAGTTCTTCCGCATTGGCCTCGAACCTTAA
- a CDS encoding TatD family hydrolase yields MLVDSHCHLDRLDLAAHDGSLDAALDAARQRGVGHFLCIGVSADNAADVKALAERYDDVDCSVGVHPLDVQPGAAPALDWLLHELDHPKVVAIGETGLDYHYEPEAAELQQASFRLHLQAAQQTGKPVIIHTRGARTDTLELLREAALPQAGVLHCFTEDWDMAKAALDMGYYISLSGIVTFRNADALRDVASKVPADRLLVETDSPYLAPIPYRGKPNLPQYVREVAEFLAMLRGENYERFAERTTENFKRLFPLASVKSAL; encoded by the coding sequence ATGCTCGTAGATTCCCATTGTCACCTTGATCGTCTCGACCTCGCCGCCCATGACGGCTCGCTGGATGCCGCACTCGATGCCGCTCGGCAGCGCGGAGTAGGGCACTTTCTGTGCATCGGCGTGAGTGCCGACAACGCCGCCGACGTCAAAGCCCTGGCTGAACGTTATGACGACGTCGATTGCTCGGTGGGTGTGCATCCGCTGGATGTGCAGCCGGGCGCAGCGCCAGCGCTGGATTGGCTGTTGCACGAACTTGATCATCCGAAAGTGGTGGCGATCGGTGAAACCGGTCTCGACTATCACTACGAACCCGAAGCTGCCGAATTGCAGCAGGCGTCGTTTCGTCTGCACTTGCAAGCGGCGCAGCAGACTGGCAAACCGGTGATCATCCACACCCGCGGCGCGCGTACTGACACTCTTGAGTTGCTGCGTGAGGCGGCGTTGCCTCAGGCCGGTGTGCTGCATTGCTTCACGGAAGACTGGGACATGGCCAAAGCCGCGTTGGACATGGGTTATTACATCTCCCTGTCGGGTATCGTCACGTTCCGCAATGCCGATGCGTTGCGCGATGTTGCGAGCAAGGTACCGGCTGATCGCCTGCTGGTGGAAACCGACTCGCCGTATCTGGCGCCGATCCCTTATCGCGGCAAGCCGAACCTGCCGCAGTATGTGCGCGAGGTGGCGGAATTCCTGGCGATGCTGCGTGGTGAAAACTACGAGCGCTTTGCCGAGCGGACCACCGAAAACTTCAAACGCCTGTTCCCGCTGGCTTCGGTCAAATCTGCACTGTAG
- a CDS encoding GTP 3',8-cyclase MoaA, translating to MIVDRQGRRFRNLRISLTSACNYACTYCVPNGKRLVAAQDELSAEAMARGVAYLIEAAGIERLRITGGEPLVSPKLESFMTAVGKMGLEDISLTTNGQLLAKKLPLLVDAGLRRINVSLDTLDASAFRSIARGGDLATVLDGMDQAAAAGMKIKVNMVPLRGQNLDQVMPLLDYCLERGFELRFIELMRMGHLAKDNNAFLQQFVSLQQLLALIGERYEYAQTDAPVDATAVRYAIPGLGNFGVIANESVPFCRTCSRLRLSSTGWLHGCLSSSNRHYVGDLLDKPRHQALPALQRLLVKALGDKQEVAFSGGATVMKIIGG from the coding sequence ATGATCGTTGACCGTCAAGGCAGGCGTTTTCGCAATTTGCGCATCAGCCTGACCTCAGCCTGCAATTACGCGTGTACCTACTGCGTGCCCAACGGCAAGCGGCTGGTGGCTGCGCAGGATGAATTGTCGGCCGAAGCCATGGCGCGTGGCGTGGCGTACCTGATTGAAGCTGCCGGTATCGAACGGCTGCGCATCACTGGCGGTGAACCGCTGGTCAGTCCCAAGCTCGAATCGTTCATGACCGCTGTCGGCAAGATGGGCCTGGAAGACATCAGCCTGACCACCAACGGTCAACTCCTCGCGAAAAAACTCCCGCTGCTGGTGGATGCCGGTCTGCGCCGCATTAACGTGTCCCTCGATACCCTCGACGCCAGCGCGTTCCGCAGCATCGCTCGCGGCGGCGATCTGGCCACTGTGCTCGATGGCATGGATCAGGCGGCAGCGGCGGGGATGAAGATCAAGGTCAACATGGTGCCGTTGCGCGGGCAGAACCTCGATCAGGTAATGCCGTTGCTCGATTACTGCCTGGAGCGCGGATTCGAACTGCGCTTTATCGAGTTGATGCGCATGGGCCACCTGGCCAAGGACAACAATGCGTTCCTGCAACAGTTCGTCAGTCTCCAGCAGTTGCTGGCGCTTATTGGCGAGCGTTATGAGTATGCGCAAACCGACGCGCCCGTTGACGCCACCGCCGTGCGCTATGCGATTCCCGGCCTGGGCAATTTCGGGGTGATCGCCAACGAGAGCGTGCCGTTTTGCCGGACGTGCTCGCGGTTGCGTTTGTCGTCGACCGGTTGGCTGCACGGTTGCCTGTCATCGAGCAACCGCCATTACGTCGGCGATCTGCTCGACAAACCGCGCCATCAGGCGTTGCCGGCGCTCCAGCGCTTGCTGGTCAAGGCGTTGGGTGACAAGCAGGAAGTGGCGTTTTCCGGCGGCGCCACAGTAATGAAGATCATCGGCGGCTGA
- a CDS encoding TetR/AcrR family transcriptional regulator gives MHKEPRKVREFRRREQEILDTALKLFLDQGEDSVTVEMIADAVGIGKGTIYKHFKSKAEIYLRLMLDYERDLNELLHSADVDKDKEALSRAYFEFRMRDPQRYRLFDRLEEKVVKGNQVPEMVEELHKIRASNFERLTLLIKGRISEGKLEDVPPYFHYCASWALVHGAVALYHSPFWSNVLEDQEGFFQFLMDIGVRMGNKRKRDPETPSS, from the coding sequence ATGCACAAAGAACCTCGTAAGGTCCGTGAGTTTCGTCGCCGCGAGCAAGAAATTCTCGATACCGCGCTCAAGCTGTTCCTCGACCAAGGTGAAGACAGTGTCACCGTCGAGATGATTGCTGATGCCGTGGGTATCGGCAAAGGCACGATCTACAAGCACTTCAAATCCAAGGCGGAGATCTATCTGCGCCTGATGCTCGACTACGAGCGCGATTTGAACGAGCTGCTGCATTCGGCGGATGTCGACAAGGACAAGGAAGCGCTGTCCCGCGCCTACTTCGAATTCCGCATGCGCGATCCGCAACGCTATCGCCTGTTCGACCGCCTCGAAGAGAAGGTGGTCAAGGGCAATCAGGTGCCGGAGATGGTCGAGGAGCTGCACAAGATCCGTGCCTCGAACTTTGAACGTCTGACCTTGTTGATCAAGGGCCGCATCAGCGAAGGCAAGCTTGAAGACGTGCCGCCGTATTTCCATTACTGCGCATCCTGGGCGCTGGTGCACGGCGCTGTTGCGCTGTATCACTCGCCGTTCTGGAGCAATGTGCTGGAAGATCAGGAAGGTTTCTTCCAGTTCCTGATGGACATCGGCGTGCGCATGGGCAACAAGCGCAAGCGTGACCCGGAAACCCCAAGCAGCTGA
- a CDS encoding PilZ domain-containing protein: MNEPVSPGPRNGILSLAIKDKSVLYAAYMPFIKNGGLFIPTNKSYKLGDEVFMLLNLMDEAEKIPVAGKVTWITPKGAQGNRAAGVGVQFNDGDNTARSRIETHLAGALKSDRPTHTM, from the coding sequence ATGAATGAACCTGTCAGTCCCGGGCCGCGCAACGGCATTTTGTCCCTGGCCATCAAGGACAAGTCGGTGCTCTACGCCGCTTACATGCCGTTCATCAAGAACGGCGGTCTGTTCATCCCGACCAACAAGAGCTACAAGTTGGGCGATGAGGTGTTCATGCTGCTCAATCTGATGGACGAGGCGGAGAAGATTCCGGTCGCCGGCAAAGTCACCTGGATCACTCCGAAAGGTGCGCAAGGCAACCGCGCCGCCGGTGTCGGCGTGCAGTTCAACGATGGCGACAACACCGCGCGCAGTCGCATCGAAACCCATCTGGCCGGAGCGCTGAAGTCCGACCGTCCCACTCATACGATGTAA
- a CDS encoding DUF4823 domain-containing protein, which produces MRSLVLLLAVLALGGCMTVSDMAEGTRYQMSDAGLLDHSDSRRVNNFRIQPDSFIYIAQGAFAPPGGSYPRPNVVAEEAFKGFVEYFPMVRRARAPEGLDQAMGEARDAGAHYLLYTRFAKADDRIGNSDEWLDQEAVDRLGIDGGVIQIMLIETSTQYLIDTARIKSRGGLLTFHDSKPEDLIGPPLAQYARSLLGIGDQ; this is translated from the coding sequence ATGCGTAGCCTGGTTTTGCTGCTGGCCGTTTTGGCGCTTGGCGGCTGTATGACTGTCAGTGATATGGCCGAGGGCACTCGCTACCAGATGAGCGATGCAGGGTTGCTGGACCATAGCGACAGCCGTCGCGTGAACAACTTCCGTATTCAGCCGGATTCGTTCATCTACATCGCCCAAGGCGCGTTCGCCCCGCCGGGCGGTTCTTACCCGCGTCCCAACGTAGTGGCCGAAGAAGCCTTCAAGGGTTTCGTCGAATACTTCCCGATGGTTCGCCGCGCCCGTGCGCCGGAAGGCCTCGATCAGGCGATGGGCGAAGCCCGCGATGCCGGTGCGCATTATCTGCTGTACACCCGTTTCGCCAAGGCTGACGACCGTATCGGCAACTCCGATGAGTGGCTCGATCAGGAGGCGGTTGATCGTCTCGGTATCGACGGCGGGGTGATTCAGATCATGTTGATCGAGACCAGCACCCAGTATTTGATTGATACTGCACGGATCAAGAGTCGTGGCGGTTTACTGACGTTCCACGACAGCAAACCCGAAGACCTGATCGGCCCGCCGCTGGCGCAATACGCGCGCAGTCTGCTGGGGATCGGCGACCAGTAA